Proteins encoded by one window of Arachis ipaensis cultivar K30076 chromosome B04, Araip1.1, whole genome shotgun sequence:
- the LOC107635230 gene encoding ELMO domain-containing protein A, translating to MDDRGGSFVAVRRISQGIDRSNTCHSTSAEIVTGSTAWLGRGLSCVCAQRRESDARPSFDLTPVQEESLQRLQSRIDVPYDSSIPEHQDALRALWNAAYPEEELHGLISEQWKEMGWQGKDPSTDFRGGGFISLENLLFFARNFPKSFQDLLRKQEGDRSVWEYPFAVAGVNITFMLIQMLDLEAVKPRTLVGATFLKFLAENESAFDLLYCITFKLMDHQWLSMRASYMDFNTVMKATRRQLEKELLLEDLTRLEDVPSYKLLSR from the exons ATGGACGATAGAGGTGGATCGTTCGTTGCTGTTAGGAGGATTTCGCAGGGTATTGATCGAAGCAACACGTGCCATTCAACCTCTG CTGAGATTGTGACAGGATCAACAGCATGGCTTGGCAGAGGTCTGTCTTGTGTCTGTGCACAGAGGAGAGAGAGTGATGCTCGTCCCTCTTTTGATCTAACTCCAGTCCAG GAGGAAAGCCTACAGAGGTTACAGAGTCGTATAGATGTCCCGTATGATAGTTCTATTCCTGAGCACCAG GATGCTCTAAGGGCTTTATGGAATGCTGCATATCCTGAGGAAGAACTCCATGGCTTGATTTCTGAGCAGTGGAAGGAAATGGGCTGGCAAGGGAAGGATCCATCGACAGATTTTAG GGGTGGTGGTTTCATATCATTGGAGAATTTGCTGTTCTTTGCCAGGAATTTCCCG AAATCGTTTCAAGATCTTTTGCGGAAGCAGGAAGGAGACCGATCAGTGTGGGAATACCCATTTGCTGTTGCTGGTGTTAACATCACATTTATGCTTATTCAGATGCTGGATCTTGAAGCAG TCAAACCACGGACACTGGTGGGAGCAACATTTCTAAAATTTCTTGCAG AAAATGAATCAGCTTTTGATCTTCTCTATTGTATAACATTCAAGCTGATGGATCATCAATGGCTTTCCATGCGCGCGTCATACATGGATTTTAAT ACAGTAATGAAAGCAACGCGCCGGCAGCTGGAGAAAGAGCTTCTGCTTGAAGACCTAACACGGCTAGAAGATGTACCCTCATACAAACTTCTTTCACGATAG